One genomic region from Bacillus sp. SLBN-46 encodes:
- a CDS encoding YdeI/OmpD-associated family protein: protein MSKTIVEKLNLLKYKKVVVLDMPEGEDYFIGLHDYDTAFKDKGYDLIFAFVLTKSELKNLGDSVIEKNYLKENGYIYIAYPKKGNKVYPSYIHRDELFEALGADEEGYVGTSSIKFARMVGLDEVFTVVGLKTENRNKKSKSSKASQFVDDYIAMIPEIEKDLQDNKNLLVFYQSLTPGYQKDWARYIYSAKQEATKEKRREEMKMILGAGYKTRELYRNK from the coding sequence ATGTCTAAAACCATCGTTGAAAAATTAAACTTGCTAAAGTATAAGAAAGTCGTTGTATTGGACATGCCTGAGGGTGAAGACTACTTTATCGGATTACATGACTATGATACAGCGTTTAAGGATAAAGGGTATGATCTCATTTTTGCTTTTGTCCTAACGAAGAGTGAATTAAAAAATTTGGGCGATTCGGTCATTGAGAAAAATTATCTGAAAGAAAACGGATATATTTACATTGCTTATCCGAAAAAAGGGAATAAGGTTTATCCGTCTTATATCCATCGTGATGAATTATTCGAGGCGTTAGGTGCAGATGAGGAAGGGTATGTCGGAACCAGCAGCATTAAATTTGCCCGAATGGTTGGACTAGATGAAGTATTTACAGTAGTAGGACTAAAAACAGAAAATCGAAACAAGAAAAGTAAAAGTTCAAAAGCCAGCCAGTTTGTTGATGATTACATCGCCATGATACCAGAAATAGAAAAGGATTTGCAGGACAACAAGAATCTGCTTGTCTTCTACCAATCACTTACCCCCGGGTACCAAAAAGATTGGGCCCGTTATATTTATAGCGCCAAACAAGAGGCAACCAAAGAAAAGCGGCGGGAAGAAATGAAAATGATCCTTGGAGCAGGTTACAAAACTCGTGAACTCTATCGAAACAAATAA
- a CDS encoding serine/threonine-protein kinase, with product MAAIGSVIDGKYEILKLIGQGGMSKVYLAMDKRLNKQWAVKEIEKRARDKNNEVIIQSAIDEANMIKKLDHPALPRIVDIIDNGQVIFVIMDYIEGEPLSKILDEYGAQPQELVIDWAKQLCEVLDYLHTCNPAIIYRDMKPGNVMLKPDGHLKLIDFGIAREYKEQNLADTVSLGTKGYAAPEQFGGKGQTDARTDVYCLGVTLYHLVTGQNPCEPPYELYPIREWNPQLSGGLEKIIQKCTQLNPDDRYQSCAELLYALNHYEQVDDLYRAKQKRKLRNFSLVAGAAVLCLGIGVLGQVMKTETNNVDYTNNIQMAEKASNDQARVDYYLNAIDIKPSEKEAYVGLLAAFKGDAAFTVEEEAQLKKKVSAHLSEIRENPKYGDLAFDIGKTYWYYYNYGKTEKDDNQVTRMKSSIQWFEDAVKYGSKDRDYYEMATIYRDIGRFNRDITLNIEEASDKGKYKPYWDDMKHLIQMIDQNPDESEIVKLELYKLTMYSIETYARKFKLDGVKESEIRSVAEAVKQSTNRVAVTTEKTGTIKTEVISRFALTDKAIDHAYRKE from the coding sequence TGGACAAGGTGGTATGTCAAAGGTATACCTTGCCATGGACAAACGGCTAAATAAGCAATGGGCAGTGAAAGAGATTGAAAAAAGAGCAAGAGATAAGAATAACGAAGTCATTATTCAGAGTGCGATCGACGAAGCCAACATGATTAAGAAGCTCGACCACCCGGCCTTGCCGCGGATCGTCGACATTATCGATAATGGTCAGGTGATTTTTGTCATCATGGACTATATCGAAGGTGAGCCCTTGAGCAAGATTTTAGATGAGTATGGTGCCCAGCCGCAGGAGCTCGTCATCGATTGGGCCAAGCAGCTTTGTGAGGTGCTCGATTATTTGCATACCTGTAACCCTGCGATCATCTATCGGGATATGAAGCCGGGCAATGTCATGCTGAAGCCGGATGGGCATTTGAAGCTGATTGATTTCGGAATCGCGCGGGAGTATAAGGAACAGAATTTGGCGGATACCGTTAGCTTGGGAACGAAAGGGTATGCGGCGCCGGAACAATTCGGGGGCAAAGGTCAAACCGATGCCAGAACGGATGTCTATTGTTTGGGTGTGACGCTTTACCATTTGGTGACGGGACAGAACCCTTGTGAGCCGCCTTACGAATTATATCCGATTCGAGAGTGGAATCCGCAGCTTTCGGGCGGTTTGGAAAAAATTATTCAAAAATGTACGCAGCTCAATCCGGATGACAGGTATCAATCCTGTGCCGAGTTGTTATATGCACTCAACCATTATGAACAGGTAGATGACCTGTATCGCGCAAAACAAAAACGGAAGCTACGTAACTTTAGCCTTGTGGCCGGAGCCGCGGTGTTGTGTTTGGGGATTGGCGTGTTAGGGCAAGTGATGAAGACAGAGACCAATAATGTCGATTATACCAATAACATCCAGATGGCGGAAAAGGCATCTAATGATCAGGCGAGGGTGGACTACTATTTAAATGCCATTGATATTAAGCCATCGGAGAAAGAGGCGTATGTCGGGTTACTTGCCGCTTTTAAAGGGGATGCCGCTTTTACAGTGGAAGAAGAAGCGCAGCTGAAGAAAAAGGTAAGCGCGCATCTCAGCGAAATTCGGGAGAATCCTAAGTACGGTGATTTGGCATTTGATATCGGCAAAACCTATTGGTACTACTACAATTATGGAAAAACCGAGAAGGACGATAATCAAGTAACGAGGATGAAAAGCTCGATTCAATGGTTTGAGGATGCGGTTAAGTATGGTTCGAAGGATCGCGACTATTACGAAATGGCGACCATTTACCGGGATATCGGCCGCTTTAATCGGGATATTACGCTCAACATTGAAGAAGCGTCGGATAAAGGAAAGTACAAGCCTTATTGGGATGATATGAAGCATTTGATTCAAATGATCGATCAGAATCCCGATGAAAGTGAAATAGTGAAGCTCGAGCTCTACAAGTTAACGATGTATTCCATCGAGACGTATGCGAGGAAGTTTAAGTTAGATGGGGTGAAGGAAAGTGAGATCCGTTCGGTGGCGGAAGCAGTGAAGCAGAGCACGAATCGGGTGGCGGTTACTACTGAAAAAACGGGAACAATCAAGACTGAGGTGATTAGTCGTTTTGCTCTAACCGACAAGGCGATTGATCATGCATATCGGAAGGAATAA